A section of the Humulus lupulus chromosome 2, drHumLupu1.1, whole genome shotgun sequence genome encodes:
- the LOC133815448 gene encoding uncharacterized protein LOC133815448, whose amino-acid sequence MASSLVHPSSVSPLQNPKKLGLVANAMKRKDKFIKFFAMTGILLLSVRSLGQKYQIHDLLEDTSAFKQEEETLNNRMNNIKQALLHEASLEPTGLFASKLRLLFGED is encoded by the coding sequence ATGGCGTCGTCCTTAGTGCACCCCAGCTCAGTTTCACCCctccaaaaccctaaaaagttgGGGCTTGTGGCAAACGCAATGAAGCGCAAAGACAAATTCATTAAGTTCTTTGCCATGACTGGGATCTTGCTGTTAAGTGTTAGATCTCTAGGTCAAAAGTATCAGATTCATGACCTTCTCGAGGACACTTCAGCTTTTAAACAAGAGGAAGAAACCCTAAACAATCGCATGAACAACATTAAGCAAGCCCTTCTCCACGAGGCCTCCCTCGAGCCCACTGGTCTCTTTGCTTCCAAGCTACGCCTTCTCTTTGGTGAAGACTAA
- the LOC133819337 gene encoding divinyl chlorophyllide a 8-vinyl-reductase, chloroplastic — protein sequence MSLRFSSHVLNLHSAKNQSFFNRFSSDFINRIQVSSTATTPYALPYSPLNSSELFKFGREKLDHHHPITASITPSVETVESSSFRAKKPNDVNVLVVGSTGYIGKFVVKELINRGFNVIAVARERSGIKGKNSKEETFNELKGANVCFSDVTNFDSLEKSLESLSAPIDVVVSCLASRSGGVKDSWKIDYEATKNSLVAGRKFGASHFVLLSAICVQKPLLEFQRAKLKFEAELMKESEENSGFTYSIVRPTAFFKSLGGQVELVKDGKPYVMFGDGELCACKPISEPDLAAFIADCVLSEDKINRVLPIGGPGKALTPLEQGEILFKLLGREPKFLKVPIGIMDFAIGLLDFLVKIFPSMEDAAEFGKIGRYYAAESMLILDPETGEYSAEKTPSYGKDTLEEFFERVLREGMSGQELGEQTIF from the coding sequence ATGTCTCTTCGTTTCTCCTCCCATGTGTTAAATCTTCACTCGGCCAAGAACCAAAGCTTCTTCAATCGTTTCTCTTCAGACTTCATTAACAGAATTCAGGTAAGCTCCACCGCCACTACTCCTTATGCCTTGCCATACTCTCCTTTGAATTCTTCTGAGTTGTTTAAGTTTGGCAGAGAAAAACTCGACCACCACCACCCCATTACAGCTTCCATAACCCCAAGTGTTGAAACTGTTGAGTCATCTTCATTCAGAGCTAAAAAACCCAATGATGTTAATGTTTTGGTGGTGGGTTCAACTGGGTATATTGGGAAATTTGTTGTTAAAGAGTTAATCAATAGAGGGTTCAATGTCATAGCCGTGGCTAGGGAGAGGAGTGGAATCAAAGGGAAAAATAGCAAAGAAGAGACATTCAATGAGTTGAAAGGAGCCAATGTATGCTTTTCAGATGTCACCAATTTTGATTCTTTGGAGAAATCTTTGGAAAGTTTAAGTGCTCCTATTGATGTTGTGGTTTCATGTCTAGCTAGTCGTTCAGGCGGAGTTAAGGACTCATGGAAGATAGATTATGAAGCAACTAAGAACAGTCTGGTTGCTGGTAGAAAATTTGGGGCTTCCCATTTTGTATTGCTTTCAGCTATCTGTGTGCAAAAACCCCTTCTTGAATTTCAGCGTGCTAAGCTAAAATTCGAGGCAGAGTTGATGAAAGAATCAGAAGAGAATAGTGGGTTCACTTATAGTATTGTGAGGCCAACTGCTTTCTTCAAAAGCTTGGGGGGTCAGGTTGAGTTGGTGAAAGATGGCAAGCCTTACGTGATGTTTGGGGATGGAGAGTTGTGTGCTTGTAAGCCAATAAGTGAGCCAGATTTGGCTGCTTTTATTGCTGATTGTGTTTTGAGTGAAGATAAGATTAATCGGGTTTTGCCCATTGGAGGACCTGGTAAGGCATTGACACCATTGGAACAAGGGGAGATCTTGTTCAAACTTTTGGGAAGAGAACCCAAGTTTTTGAAAGTTCCCATTGGGATAATGGACTTTGCTATTGGGCTTCTTGATTTCCTTGTAAAGATATTTCCATCAATGGAAGATGCTGCTGAGTTTGGGAAGATTGGAAGGTATTATGCTGCGGAGAGTATGCTGATTTTGGACCCTGAGACTGGAGAGTATAGTGCTGAGAAGACACCAAGTTATGGAAAAGACACTTTGGAAGAGTTTTTTGAGAGAGTATTGAGGGAAGGGATGAGTGGACAGGAATTAGGCGAGCAAACTATTTTTTGA
- the LOC133819339 gene encoding uncharacterized protein LOC133819339 has product MSFTNRLHRVINEFWLICQKKKMLKKKALKTVSNSLTDRSFERNIYSSSRFSFFSSQLPVGLLTQLGDGTDWKFLGVFKIKNHGAKVNIIVSCKIKINNQTHFIDLYITIQIFFKKNHMTTEYLILPWPAMEKTVATAAVRRERASPERDGENVNREKIMRKK; this is encoded by the exons ATGAGCTTTACGAATAGATTACACCGTGTAATCAATGAGTTTTGGttaatttgtcaaaaaaaaaaaatgttgaaaaaaaaaGCACTAAAGACTGTCTCCAATTCTCTCACCGATCGATCATTTGAACGCAACATCTACTCTTCCTCTCGCTTCTCCTTTTTCTCTTCTCAGTTACCAGTTGGACTTTTGACTCAG CTCGGAGATGGAACGGATTGGAAGTTTCTTGGCGTTTTTAAGATAAAAAATCAT gGTGCCAAagttaatataattgtttcttgcaaaataaagattaacaatcaaacccatttcatcgatttatacattacgattcaaattttttttaaaaaaaaccacaTGACAACCGAATATCTTATCTTACCGTGGCCGGCGATGGAGAAGACGGTGGCGACGGCGGCTGtgaggagagagagagcttcgcctgagagagatggtgagaatgtgaaccgagagaaaataatgagaaaGAAATAA
- the LOC133819341 gene encoding uncharacterized protein LOC133819341, translating to MTRGFIASRSGILCISTTITSAVNSSDWSKLLLFRIAQNYEISQKKIFQRTMKQWDYFQKSLPNDIALKIAFLLQGLELCSLGSCSRFWRELCKSDCLWESLAKERWPFLGSLELQTSSSSAAPFIPNFQGWRVLYIQRHNEMAGRAMEVVKFVEQSSLSGSLGVGDYLKAIEDLHVMQFGFKDVELLLFKPNLNPLLNLVGLHYCINWLRVPAEYVLESLQCCKISDRKVCVKWWKLGRWFYGFRMRDESSFRIFSMADFAMAKEEEVLAVLHRGAIHEVLRVQISSVDSSDIPWYHQNTQKLG from the exons atgacacGTGGCTTCATTGCTTCAAGAAGTGGGATTCTCTGCATTTCAACCACGATAACCTCTGCTGTAAACAGTTCCGATTGGTCAAAACTTCTCCTTTTCCGAATAGCTCAAAATTATGAGATTTcccaaaagaaaatatttcagagAACAATGAAACAGTGGGATTACTTTCAGAAATCACTCCCCAACGATATTGCCCTCAAAATCGCTTTTTTGCTTCAG GGTTTGGAACTGTGTTCACTGGGTAGTTGTTCTCGTTTTTGGAGGGAGCTATGCAAGTCTGATTGCTTATGGGAGTCTCTCGCTAAAGAAAGATGGCCTTTTTTGGGTTCGCTTGAACTCCAAACCTCCTCTTCTTCTGCTGCTCCTTTTATCCCTAATTTCCAG GGATGGAGGGTCTTGTACATCCAGAGGCACAATGAGATGGCAGGTAGAGCTATGGAGGTAGTGAAATTCGTGGAGCAGTCTTCTCTATCTGGTTCTCTTGGGGTTGGGGACTATTTGAAAGCAATTGAAGACTTGCACGTAATGCAGTTTGGGTTTAAAGATGTTGAGCTGTTGCTTTTCAAACCAAATCTCAATCCTTTACTCAACTTGGTTGGCTTGCATTACTGCATAAATTGGCTTCGAGTACCG GCCGAGTATGTACTTGAATCACTTCAGTGTTGTAAGATCTCAGATAGGAAAGTGTGTGTGAAGTGGTGGAAGCTTGGAAGATGGTTCTATGGCTTTCGCATGCGCGATGAGTCGAGTTTTCGCATATTCTCTATGGCAGATTTTGCAATGGCCAAGGAAGAAGAGGTTCTTGCAGTGCTCCATCGTGGTGCCATTCATGAGGTATTACGCGTTCAGATTTCCTCTGTTGATTCTTCAGACATTCCCTGGTATCATCAGAACACTCAGAAACTGGGTTAA
- the LOC133819338 gene encoding CASP-like protein 1D1 produces the protein MASTEKAEQGKESTSSPKPVSGPSATCTTGATCFKVDVALRVLLFASTVVAIVVLVTSKQTVRIPMPFEAKFNDSPAFIYFLVALSVAGLYSLVTTLASISVILKPQYSSKFLLHFALWDVLILGLVASATGTAGGVAYVGLKGNYHVRWPKVCSTFDKFCQHVAGSLAVSLFASVLLVLLIWLSVFSIHKKIPK, from the exons ATGGCATCTACTGAGAAGGCTGAACAAGGAAAGGAATCTACTTCATCTCCCAAGCCAGTCTCAGGGCCCTCAGCTACTTGTACAACTGGAGCTACCTGCTTTAAAGTTGATGTGGCTTTAAGGGTCTTGTTGTTTGCATCAACAGTGGTTGCTATTGTTGTTCTTGTTACTAGCAAGCAAACTGTTCGAATTCCTATGCCATTTGAGGCCAAGTTCAATGACTCTCCCGCCTTCAT ATACTTTCTGGTGGCGTTATCAGTTGCCGGTCTTTACAGTTTAGTTACTACTCTGGCATCGATTTCAGTCATCCTGAAGCCTCAATACTCATCAAAATTCTTGCTCCACTTTGCCCTCTGGGATGTG CTCATACTGGGGCTGGTTGCCTCAGCCACTGGCACAGCTGGAGGAGTAGCATATGTTGGATTGAAGGGCAATTACCATGTCAGGTGGCCGAAGGTGTGCTCAACTTTTGACAAGTTCTGTCAACATGTGGCCGGCTCTCTTGCGGTTTCTTTGTTTGCCTCAGTTTTGCTGGTTTTACTCATCTGGCTCTCTGTGTTCTCCATCCACAAGAAAATCCCTAAGTAA